The Micromonospora sp. Llam0 genome includes a window with the following:
- a CDS encoding glycine--tRNA ligase, with the protein MPADRIDAVASLAHRRGFAFPSGEVYGGQPVAWDYGPLGVELKEHVRRQWWRTVVQHRDDVVGLDAAVIQPRPVFTASGLLDTYTQTRVRCRACDLTQPLDRIVEAFTVRREQPAAALAELACPSCGSRGSFTDPQRVNGLLEVSPDRPGPPDRYYLRPEAAPGTFVNFANVMIAARKKPPFGIAQVGRVFRNVVGPGEFLLRSHERERMELEYFVEPGTDDDWLEYWAQRRWEWYVDLGLAPQQLRRTEMPLAGLPQHAKRIVEIEFQLGGAYQEFVVLEGITNRADYDLTAHAKHSGADLSYFDQDRGERWVPYAIEPAADLTATVFALLLAAYDEDEAPNTKGGVDKRTVLRLDPRIAPVKVAVLPLSRNADLSPKARDLGAALRRRWMVEFDDSQAIGRRYRRQDEIGTPYCVTVDFGTLTDDAVTVRDRDTMAQQRVSLDQVERYLLERLPTG; encoded by the coding sequence ATGCCAGCCGACCGCATCGACGCCGTGGCCAGTCTCGCCCACCGGCGTGGTTTCGCGTTCCCGTCTGGTGAGGTCTACGGTGGCCAGCCGGTCGCCTGGGACTACGGGCCACTCGGCGTGGAGCTCAAGGAGCATGTCCGCCGGCAGTGGTGGCGGACGGTGGTGCAGCACCGCGACGACGTCGTCGGCCTCGACGCGGCGGTCATCCAGCCGAGGCCGGTGTTCACCGCGTCCGGCCTGCTCGACACCTACACCCAGACCCGGGTCCGGTGCCGGGCCTGCGATCTCACCCAGCCGCTGGACCGGATCGTCGAGGCGTTCACCGTACGCCGGGAACAGCCGGCCGCCGCACTCGCCGAGCTCGCCTGTCCGAGCTGCGGCAGCAGGGGCAGCTTCACCGACCCGCAACGGGTCAACGGGCTGCTCGAGGTCTCGCCGGACCGGCCGGGACCACCGGACCGGTACTACCTGCGGCCGGAGGCGGCACCGGGCACCTTCGTGAACTTCGCCAACGTGATGATCGCCGCCCGTAAGAAGCCGCCGTTCGGCATCGCCCAGGTCGGCCGGGTCTTCCGCAACGTCGTCGGCCCCGGCGAGTTCCTGCTGCGCAGCCACGAGCGGGAGCGGATGGAGCTGGAGTACTTCGTCGAGCCCGGAACCGACGACGACTGGCTGGAGTACTGGGCGCAGCGGCGGTGGGAGTGGTACGTCGATCTGGGTCTCGCGCCACAGCAGTTGCGCCGTACCGAGATGCCCCTCGCCGGCCTGCCGCAGCACGCCAAGCGGATCGTCGAGATCGAATTCCAGCTCGGTGGCGCTTATCAGGAATTCGTGGTGCTGGAAGGGATCACGAACCGGGCCGACTACGATCTGACCGCGCACGCCAAGCATTCCGGTGCCGACCTTTCCTATTTCGACCAGGACCGGGGCGAGCGGTGGGTGCCGTACGCGATCGAGCCGGCGGCGGACCTCACCGCGACGGTCTTCGCCCTGCTGCTGGCGGCGTACGACGAGGACGAGGCACCGAACACCAAGGGTGGCGTCGACAAGCGGACCGTGCTCCGTCTCGACCCGCGGATCGCCCCGGTCAAGGTGGCGGTACTGCCGCTGTCGCGCAACGCCGACCTCTCGCCGAAGGCACGTGACCTGGGTGCCGCGCTGCGCCGCCGGTGGATGGTCGAGTTCGACGATTCGCAGGCCATCGGTCGCCGCTACCGGCGTCAGGACGAGATCGGTACGCCGTACTGCGTCACGGTCGACTTCGGGACACTGACCGACGACGCGGTGACCGTGCGGGACCGGGACACCATGGCGCAGCAGCGGGTGTCGCTGGACCAGGTCGAGCGGTACCTGCTGGAGCGGTTGCCGACCGGGTGA
- a CDS encoding TIGR03943 family protein has translation MNKQAQGVVLLLLGGAVVRASVTDMYLRYVKEALQPFLIVAGLLLIAAAVMTLWHDLRRRSTPAAAVAHSGHDAHSGPNDTADDGHGHAHHEPRVGWLLILPVLGLLLVAPPALGSYAVAQAGTALSSEQASSDYPPLPDGDPAEISVLDYASRAIFDEGRSLDGRDVRLTGFVTDGPDGEPMLARIVLSCCAADGRPIKVGMDGSAPTGLPADTWIEVVGRYSDRIGTDPVNGASIPYLAVESWQQIDAPRQQYE, from the coding sequence GTGAACAAACAGGCTCAAGGTGTGGTGCTGCTGCTGCTCGGCGGCGCGGTGGTCCGGGCCAGCGTCACCGACATGTATCTGCGGTACGTCAAGGAAGCGCTGCAGCCGTTCCTGATCGTCGCCGGTCTGCTGCTGATCGCCGCAGCGGTCATGACGCTCTGGCACGACCTGCGGCGTCGGTCGACACCGGCCGCCGCCGTTGCGCATTCCGGGCATGATGCGCATTCCGGGCCCAACGACACCGCCGACGACGGCCACGGCCACGCCCATCACGAGCCGAGGGTGGGTTGGCTGCTGATCCTGCCGGTGCTCGGGCTGCTGCTGGTCGCCCCGCCGGCGCTGGGTTCGTACGCCGTCGCGCAGGCCGGTACCGCGTTGAGCAGCGAGCAGGCATCGTCGGACTATCCGCCGTTGCCGGACGGCGATCCGGCCGAGATCAGTGTGCTCGACTACGCCTCCCGGGCGATCTTCGACGAGGGCCGGTCGCTGGACGGGCGCGACGTGCGGCTCACCGGCTTCGTCACCGACGGCCCGGACGGTGAGCCGATGCTGGCCCGGATCGTGCTCTCCTGCTGCGCCGCCGACGGCCGGCCGATCAAGGTCGGGATGGACGGCAGCGCCCCGACCGGGCTGCCGGCGGACACCTGGATCGAGGTGGTCGGCCGGTACAGCGACCGGATCGGCACCGACCCGGTGAACGGGGCCAGCATCCCCTATCTGGCGGTCGAGTCGTGGCAGCAGATCGACGCCCCCCGGCAGCAGTACGAGTAG
- a CDS encoding Fur family transcriptional regulator: MRTGDTTPGTAEPSTVRNTRQRSAVSAILDELAGFHSAQELHAMLRQRGDRVGLTTVYRTLQGLADSGEVDVMRPPGGEHLYRRCSQGHHHHLVCRSCGSAVEVAGPAVESWAERIAAQHGYVGVSHTMEIFGTCPKCAARRTSTT; this comes from the coding sequence ATGAGGACTGGAGACACCACGCCCGGCACCGCGGAGCCCTCGACGGTGCGCAACACCCGGCAACGCAGCGCGGTCAGCGCCATCCTCGACGAGCTCGCCGGCTTCCACAGCGCCCAGGAGCTGCACGCCATGCTGCGCCAGCGGGGCGACCGGGTCGGTCTGACCACGGTCTACCGGACGTTGCAAGGGCTGGCCGACTCCGGCGAGGTCGACGTGATGCGCCCGCCCGGCGGCGAGCACCTCTACCGGCGGTGCAGCCAGGGCCACCACCACCATCTGGTCTGCCGCTCGTGCGGCAGCGCGGTCGAGGTGGCCGGGCCGGCGGTGGAGAGCTGGGCGGAACGGATCGCGGCGCAGCACGGCTACGTCGGGGTCAGCCACACGATGGAGATCTTCGGGACCTGCCCGAAATGCGCCGCCCGGCGTACCTCGACGACGTGA
- a CDS encoding metal ABC transporter ATP-binding protein yields MTTSVVQVSRGAVGYDNRTVLRSVDLTVTSGEVVALLGANGSGKSTLIRAALGLVPLRSGSVHLFGMPAGRFRQWHRIGYVPQRLGAGSGVPATVGEVVASGRLARRGVLRPAGAADRAAVAAALTAVGLADRTRDPVATLSGGQQQRTLIARALAGEPELLVLDEPTAGVDAASQEAFARALGAFVAGNGTVLLVAHELGPLQPLIDRAVVLHHGEVVHDGPVPAPAGHHADPGHDHVHPHASVEPSRMWSA; encoded by the coding sequence GTGACCACCAGCGTCGTCCAGGTATCGCGCGGGGCGGTCGGCTACGACAACCGCACCGTACTGCGCTCCGTCGACCTCACCGTGACCAGCGGTGAGGTCGTCGCGCTGCTGGGCGCCAACGGCTCCGGCAAGTCGACCCTGATCCGCGCCGCGCTCGGGCTGGTGCCGCTGCGCAGCGGCTCGGTGCACCTGTTCGGGATGCCGGCGGGGCGGTTCCGGCAGTGGCACCGGATCGGCTACGTCCCGCAACGGCTCGGTGCCGGCAGCGGCGTACCGGCCACCGTCGGCGAGGTGGTCGCCTCCGGTCGGCTGGCCCGTCGCGGCGTACTGCGGCCAGCCGGTGCCGCCGACCGGGCCGCCGTCGCCGCGGCGCTGACCGCCGTCGGCCTCGCCGACCGGACCCGCGACCCGGTGGCCACGCTCTCCGGTGGCCAGCAGCAACGCACGCTGATCGCCCGCGCGCTGGCCGGCGAACCGGAGCTGCTGGTGCTCGACGAACCCACCGCCGGGGTCGACGCGGCCAGCCAGGAGGCGTTCGCCCGGGCGCTCGGCGCGTTCGTGGCCGGCAACGGTACGGTGCTCCTCGTCGCCCACGAGCTCGGTCCGCTGCAACCGCTGATCGACCGGGCCGTGGTGCTGCACCACGGCGAGGTGGTGCACGACGGCCCGGTGCCTGCGCCGGCCGGCCACCACGCGGACCCCGGACACGACCACGTCCATCCGCATGCTTCGGTGGAGCCGTCCCGGATGTGGAGCGCATGA
- a CDS encoding antibiotic biosynthesis monooxygenase — translation MLVVNRFAVPEADTPGFVDRARAALRALAGRPGYRRGALTRALEDPLRWCLVTEWESVGTYRRALGSFEVKVDATPLLAESLDEPSAYEELVTAGPGEEPAAHSSDRAAEPGR, via the coding sequence GTGTTGGTGGTCAACCGGTTCGCCGTGCCGGAGGCGGACACGCCCGGCTTCGTCGATCGCGCCCGGGCCGCGTTACGCGCCCTGGCCGGCCGCCCGGGGTACCGGCGCGGCGCACTGACCCGGGCGCTGGAGGACCCGCTCCGCTGGTGCCTGGTCACCGAGTGGGAGTCGGTGGGCACCTACCGGCGGGCGCTTGGCTCCTTCGAGGTGAAGGTGGACGCGACGCCGCTGCTCGCCGAATCGCTCGACGAACCGTCCGCGTACGAGGAACTGGTCACCGCCGGGCCCGGAGAAGAACCGGCAGCCCACAGCAGCGACCGGGCGGCGGAGCCGGGACGGTGA
- a CDS encoding DUF6328 family protein produces the protein MDRETEKERWQRNFSDLLQELRVAQTGVQILFAFLLTLPFSSGFPDTNGFQRDVYVVALLAAAAAAALIISPVAFHRVLFRRGRKPELVRFAHRMASGGLSLMLVAMVSSVLLVTDFILPRPVAFVLSGLTGVWFLIFWAALPFVHRGWLDGDEDEEDEEDEGSDGGAGSDGRSAPAT, from the coding sequence GTGGACCGGGAAACCGAGAAGGAACGCTGGCAGCGCAACTTCTCCGATCTGTTGCAGGAGCTGCGGGTCGCCCAGACCGGGGTGCAGATCCTCTTCGCGTTTCTGCTGACCCTGCCGTTCAGCAGCGGGTTCCCCGACACGAACGGGTTTCAACGGGACGTGTACGTGGTGGCGCTGCTGGCTGCGGCCGCCGCCGCAGCGTTGATCATCTCGCCGGTGGCGTTTCACCGGGTGCTCTTCCGACGCGGCCGCAAGCCGGAGCTGGTCCGGTTCGCCCACCGGATGGCCAGCGGCGGCCTCAGCCTGATGCTGGTCGCCATGGTCAGCTCGGTGCTGCTGGTCACCGACTTCATCCTGCCCCGACCGGTCGCGTTCGTGCTCAGCGGCCTCACCGGGGTGTGGTTCCTGATCTTCTGGGCCGCCCTGCCGTTCGTGCACCGTGGCTGGCTGGACGGCGACGAGGACGAGGAGGACGAGGAGGACGAGGGCAGCGACGGTGGTGCGGGTAGCGACGGCCGGTCAGCGCCGGCCACGTAG
- a CDS encoding DUF6703 family protein gives MQPTQPSPPVRPGRISPTGAFLAALVLVLVGLFAPGVVGAAALLVLAAGLVWLLHRSWPAVPAAGRMFRLVALTLLVAVALAKIF, from the coding sequence ATGCAGCCTACGCAGCCGTCGCCGCCGGTCCGCCCCGGGCGGATCAGCCCGACCGGGGCGTTTCTCGCCGCCCTGGTCCTCGTCCTGGTCGGGCTCTTCGCGCCGGGCGTCGTCGGCGCGGCGGCGCTGCTGGTGCTGGCCGCCGGGCTGGTCTGGTTGCTACATCGCAGCTGGCCGGCGGTGCCGGCGGCCGGACGCATGTTCCGCCTGGTGGCGCTCACCCTGCTGGTGGCGGTCGCCCTCGCCAAGATCTTCTAG
- the dusB gene encoding tRNA dihydrouridine synthase DusB has protein sequence MPPLPLGRHQVWPPVVLAPMAGITNVAFRRLCREQGGGLYVCEMITTQALVERNPKTLRMIAFAPSERPRSLQLYGVDPQVTAAAVRIVVERDLADHIDLNFGCPVPKVTRKGGGAALPWRHRLFSRIVAGAVRAAAPAGVPVTVKMRKGIDDDHLTYLDAGLAAQEAGVAAVALHARTAAQRYSGTADWDAIGQLKQALSVPVLGNGDIWEADDAVRMVAHTAADGVVVGRGCLGRPWLFADLSAAFEGGSGRTLPTLGAVAATMRRHAELLVDWFGTGRDGRADAERDGCTDFRKHVAWYLKGFPVGGELRRALAMVSSLAELDALLSKLDPAEPFPRHTLGQPRGRTNSPGKVFLPYGWLASRDDDSVPAGAEIADSGG, from the coding sequence CTGCCGCCGCTGCCGCTCGGTCGTCACCAGGTGTGGCCACCGGTGGTCCTGGCGCCGATGGCCGGGATCACCAACGTCGCCTTCCGCCGGCTGTGCCGCGAGCAGGGCGGCGGGCTGTACGTCTGCGAAATGATCACCACGCAGGCGCTGGTCGAGCGCAACCCGAAGACGCTGCGGATGATCGCGTTCGCGCCGTCCGAACGCCCCCGGAGCCTGCAGCTGTACGGCGTCGATCCGCAGGTCACCGCCGCCGCCGTGCGGATCGTGGTGGAACGTGACCTGGCCGATCACATCGACCTGAACTTCGGCTGCCCGGTACCCAAGGTCACCCGCAAGGGCGGCGGTGCGGCGTTGCCGTGGCGGCACCGGCTGTTCAGCCGGATCGTCGCCGGCGCGGTCCGGGCGGCCGCGCCCGCCGGGGTGCCGGTGACGGTCAAAATGCGTAAGGGCATCGACGACGATCACCTGACGTACCTGGACGCCGGGCTGGCCGCCCAGGAGGCCGGGGTCGCGGCGGTGGCGCTGCACGCCCGTACCGCCGCCCAGCGGTACTCGGGCACCGCCGACTGGGACGCGATCGGCCAGCTCAAGCAGGCACTGAGCGTGCCGGTGCTCGGCAACGGTGACATCTGGGAGGCCGACGACGCGGTGCGGATGGTGGCGCACACCGCCGCCGACGGGGTCGTCGTCGGCCGGGGCTGTCTGGGCCGGCCGTGGCTGTTCGCCGACCTGTCGGCGGCGTTCGAGGGCGGGTCCGGGCGGACCTTGCCGACCCTGGGCGCGGTCGCCGCCACCATGCGCCGGCACGCCGAGCTGCTGGTCGACTGGTTCGGCACCGGACGGGACGGGCGGGCCGACGCCGAGCGGGACGGCTGCACCGACTTTCGTAAGCACGTGGCCTGGTATCTGAAGGGCTTCCCGGTCGGCGGTGAGCTGCGCCGGGCCCTCGCCATGGTGTCCAGCCTGGCGGAGCTCGACGCGCTGCTGTCCAAGCTCGACCCGGCCGAGCCGTTCCCCCGGCACACGTTGGGCCAGCCGCGGGGCCGGACGAACTCGCCGGGCAAGGTCTTCCTGCCGTACGGGTGGCTGGCCAGCCGGGACGACGATTCCGTCCCGGCGGGGGCGGAGATCGCCGATTCCGGCGGCTGA
- the ppdK gene encoding pyruvate, phosphate dikinase — MAESGGPGDPSRQTTDHHRYVYDFTEGNRDQRDLLGGKGANLAEMTNLGLPVPPGFTITTEACRAYLATGAVPPDLPDQIAAALDRLERQRGKRLGDPADPLLVSVRSGARFSMPGMMETVLNVGLNDECVAGLAAQAGGDERFAWDSYRRLVQMFGRTVCGVPGEEFDQALEAAKRATGSDDDLALDADALRGLVRAYQKIFFAHTGRDFPQDPREQLDLAIRAVFDSWNADRAVIYRRQERIPAELGTAVNVVAMVFGNLGPDSGTGVAFTRDPASGDQGVYGDYLANAQGEDVVAGIRNTLPLQELARLDPRSYDELLTIMARLENHYRDLCDIEFTIERGKLWMLQTRVGKRTAAAAFVIASQLVDEGIIDLDEALHRVSGAQLAQLMFPCFDLSDAPPTIATGIGASPGAAVGRVVFDSARAVELARQGDQVVLVRRETNPDDLPGMIAAQGILTSRGGKTSHAAVVARGMGKTCLCGADALDIDAGAGRFIVGDQIVSEGDVVSIDGTSGCLYLGAVPVRPSEVVQYFEGTVDPASTTDPLVLAVHRILSHADDRRRLAVRTNADTGADAARARRFGAEGIGLCRTEHMFLGDRRELVERLILARDEAERAAALAELLPLQRADFREIFQEMDGLPVTVRLIDPPLHEFLPSLEELAVSVALAQARGQDAGRDTALLAAVRRMHEQNPMLGLRGVRLGLVIPGLFAMQVRAITEAAVELAAAGRDPRPEIMVPLVGAVQELETVRAEADRIIAEVLGDRSVEILIGTMIEVPRAALTAGQLAGSAQFFSFGTNDLTQMGWGFSRDDVEGAFFWRYLELGIFGISPFESIDRDGVGRLVRIAVEEGRVARPGLKIGVCGEHGGDPDSVHFFHEAGLDYVSCSPFRVPVARLEAGRATVESTGSDSR, encoded by the coding sequence ATGGCGGAATCCGGCGGACCGGGCGACCCGTCCCGACAGACAACCGATCACCACAGGTACGTCTACGACTTCACCGAGGGAAACCGTGACCAGCGGGATCTGCTCGGCGGCAAGGGGGCGAACCTGGCCGAGATGACCAACCTCGGCCTGCCGGTCCCACCCGGCTTCACCATCACCACCGAGGCGTGCCGGGCCTACCTGGCGACCGGCGCGGTACCGCCGGATCTGCCCGACCAGATCGCCGCCGCCCTGGACCGGCTGGAGCGCCAGCGCGGAAAACGGCTCGGTGACCCGGCCGACCCGCTGCTGGTCTCGGTCCGCTCCGGGGCCAGGTTCTCCATGCCGGGAATGATGGAGACGGTGCTCAACGTGGGCCTCAACGACGAGTGCGTGGCAGGGCTCGCCGCCCAGGCCGGCGGTGACGAACGGTTCGCCTGGGACTCCTACCGCCGGCTGGTCCAGATGTTCGGCCGAACGGTCTGCGGGGTCCCGGGGGAGGAGTTCGACCAGGCGCTGGAGGCGGCCAAGCGGGCCACCGGCTCCGACGACGATCTCGCGCTGGACGCCGACGCGCTGCGCGGACTGGTCCGGGCGTACCAGAAGATCTTTTTCGCGCACACCGGCCGGGACTTCCCGCAGGACCCCCGCGAGCAGCTCGACCTGGCGATCCGGGCGGTCTTCGACTCGTGGAACGCCGACCGGGCGGTGATCTACCGGCGTCAGGAGCGGATCCCCGCCGAGCTCGGCACCGCGGTCAACGTGGTCGCGATGGTCTTTGGCAACCTGGGGCCGGACTCCGGCACCGGCGTCGCCTTCACCCGCGACCCGGCCAGCGGTGACCAGGGGGTCTACGGCGACTACCTGGCCAACGCGCAGGGCGAGGACGTGGTCGCCGGGATCCGCAACACGCTGCCGCTGCAGGAGCTGGCCCGGCTCGACCCCCGCTCGTACGACGAGCTGCTGACCATCATGGCCCGGCTGGAGAACCACTACCGGGACCTGTGCGACATCGAGTTCACCATCGAACGCGGCAAGCTGTGGATGCTGCAGACCCGGGTCGGCAAGCGGACCGCCGCCGCCGCGTTCGTCATCGCCAGCCAGCTGGTCGACGAGGGGATCATCGATCTGGACGAGGCGCTGCACCGGGTCAGCGGGGCGCAGCTGGCGCAGCTGATGTTCCCCTGCTTCGACCTGTCCGACGCGCCGCCGACGATCGCCACCGGGATCGGTGCCTCGCCGGGTGCGGCGGTCGGCAGGGTCGTCTTCGACTCGGCCCGGGCGGTCGAGCTGGCCCGGCAGGGGGACCAGGTGGTCCTGGTCCGGCGGGAGACCAACCCCGACGACCTGCCCGGCATGATCGCCGCGCAGGGCATTCTGACCAGCCGGGGCGGCAAGACCAGCCACGCCGCCGTGGTGGCCCGGGGGATGGGCAAGACCTGCCTGTGCGGGGCCGACGCCCTCGACATCGACGCCGGGGCCGGTCGGTTCATCGTCGGCGACCAGATCGTCTCCGAAGGTGACGTGGTGTCGATCGACGGCACCAGCGGCTGCCTGTACCTCGGTGCGGTGCCGGTGCGCCCGTCCGAGGTGGTGCAGTACTTCGAAGGCACCGTCGACCCGGCGAGCACCACCGACCCGCTGGTGCTCGCCGTACACCGGATCCTGTCCCACGCCGACGACCGGCGGCGGCTGGCGGTGCGCACGAACGCCGACACCGGCGCAGACGCGGCCCGGGCCCGGCGGTTCGGCGCCGAGGGGATCGGGCTCTGCCGCACCGAACACATGTTCCTCGGCGACCGCCGGGAGCTGGTGGAGCGGTTGATCCTGGCCCGTGACGAGGCGGAGCGTGCGGCCGCGCTGGCCGAACTGCTGCCTCTGCAGCGGGCCGACTTCCGGGAGATCTTCCAGGAGATGGACGGGCTGCCGGTCACCGTACGGCTGATCGACCCGCCGCTGCACGAGTTCCTGCCGTCGCTGGAGGAACTGGCCGTGTCGGTCGCCCTGGCGCAGGCCCGGGGTCAGGACGCCGGCCGTGACACGGCCCTGCTCGCCGCGGTGCGCCGGATGCACGAACAGAATCCGATGCTCGGGCTCCGTGGCGTGCGGCTCGGCCTGGTCATCCCGGGGTTGTTCGCGATGCAGGTGCGGGCGATCACCGAGGCGGCCGTCGAGTTGGCCGCCGCCGGGCGCGATCCGCGCCCGGAGATCATGGTCCCGCTGGTCGGTGCGGTCCAGGAACTGGAGACGGTACGCGCGGAAGCCGACCGGATCATCGCCGAGGTGCTCGGCGACCGGTCGGTCGAGATCCTGATCGGCACCATGATCGAGGTGCCCCGGGCCGCGTTGACCGCCGGTCAGCTCGCCGGATCGGCGCAGTTCTTCTCCTTCGGCACCAACGACCTGACCCAGATGGGCTGGGGATTCTCCCGTGACGACGTGGAGGGCGCGTTCTTCTGGCGTTACCTGGAGCTGGGCATCTTCGGCATCTCGCCGTTCGAGTCGATCGACCGGGACGGGGTGGGTCGGCTGGTGCGGATCGCCGTCGAGGAGGGCCGCGTCGCCCGGCCCGGCCTGAAGATCGGGGTCTGCGGCGAGCACGGCGGCGACCCCGACTCGGTGCACTTCTTCCACGAGGCGGGCCTGGACTACGTGTCCTGCTCGCCGTTCCGGGTGCCGGTGGCCCGGCTGGAGGCCGGCCGGGCGACGGTCGAGTCGACCGGCTCGGACAGCCGCTGA
- a CDS encoding metal ABC transporter substrate-binding protein, which yields MHSHLFRRTVATTAGALLALGGTAACAQDGGDGSADDATVGVVAAFYPLQFLAERIGGDAVTVTGLAPPGAEPHDLELSPRQVGEVSDADLVVYLSGFQPAVDAAVEQEAGDHAFDVVEVEPLLDATDGGHSHDHDGADEHPEEDGHGSEEEPADDHTDEADDHAEETGAKDPHLWLDPTRFATVGDALAERLATVAPDHAADFTARAATLRTELAALDTEYTERLADCERREIITSHAAFGYLAARYQLDQIGITGLSPEDEPTPQRLAEVIEEAREHQATTIFFETLVSPSVAETIADETGTETAVLDPIEGLQPDADGDYFSVMHNNLNNLTAALGCS from the coding sequence ATGCACAGCCACCTCTTCCGCCGTACCGTCGCCACCACCGCAGGTGCCCTGCTGGCCCTGGGCGGCACCGCCGCCTGCGCCCAGGACGGCGGCGACGGGTCCGCCGACGACGCAACGGTCGGCGTGGTAGCCGCCTTCTACCCCTTGCAGTTCCTGGCCGAACGGATCGGCGGCGACGCCGTCACGGTGACCGGTCTCGCGCCCCCCGGAGCGGAGCCGCACGACCTGGAGCTCAGCCCTCGGCAGGTCGGCGAGGTCAGCGACGCCGACCTGGTCGTCTACCTGAGTGGCTTCCAGCCCGCCGTCGACGCCGCGGTGGAGCAGGAGGCCGGTGACCACGCCTTCGACGTGGTGGAGGTCGAACCGCTGCTGGACGCCACCGACGGTGGGCACAGCCACGACCACGACGGCGCCGACGAGCACCCCGAAGAGGACGGGCACGGCTCCGAGGAGGAACCCGCCGACGACCACACCGACGAGGCGGACGACCACGCCGAGGAGACCGGTGCGAAGGACCCGCACCTGTGGCTGGACCCCACCCGGTTCGCCACCGTCGGTGACGCGCTGGCCGAGCGTCTCGCCACCGTCGCCCCGGACCACGCCGCCGACTTCACCGCCCGCGCCGCCACGCTGCGCACCGAGTTGGCGGCCCTGGACACCGAGTACACCGAGCGGCTGGCCGACTGCGAACGCCGGGAGATCATCACCAGTCACGCCGCCTTCGGCTACCTGGCCGCCCGCTACCAGCTCGACCAGATCGGGATCACCGGGTTGAGCCCGGAGGACGAGCCGACGCCGCAGCGCCTCGCCGAGGTGATCGAGGAGGCCCGGGAACACCAGGCGACGACGATCTTCTTCGAGACCCTGGTCAGCCCGAGCGTCGCCGAGACCATCGCCGACGAGACCGGCACCGAGACCGCGGTGCTCGATCCGATCGAGGGACTGCAGCCGGACGCCGACGGGGACTATTTTTCGGTGATGCACAACAATCTGAACAATCTGACCGCCGCCCTGGGATGTTCGTGA
- a CDS encoding ArsR/SmtB family transcription factor, with product MANGYDGYESASELLRALSAPLRVAIVTELAQGERCVHELVQKLGAPQPLVSQHLRVLRGAGVVHGSRRGREIAYALVDEHVAHIVADAVSHAREVR from the coding sequence ATGGCCAACGGCTACGACGGGTACGAGAGCGCCAGCGAGTTGCTGCGCGCGCTCTCGGCCCCGCTGCGGGTGGCGATCGTGACCGAGCTCGCCCAGGGCGAGCGGTGTGTCCACGAACTCGTGCAGAAGCTCGGCGCGCCGCAGCCACTGGTGTCACAGCATCTGCGGGTGCTGCGGGGCGCGGGGGTGGTGCACGGCTCCCGACGTGGCCGGGAGATCGCCTACGCGCTGGTCGACGAACACGTCGCGCACATCGTCGCGGACGCTGTCAGTCATGCCCGGGAGGTCCGGTGA
- a CDS encoding metal ABC transporter permease: protein MSIFQYEFMIRALIGALVIGLAAPALGIYLVQRRMSLIGDGVGHVALTGVGVGLLLDRSPVLTAVIAAAVGAVAIELLRERGRTSGDMALALLFYGGIAGGVMLVGLAGDRSNANLMAYLFGSLTTASVEDLWVIVVLATVVLTAMLLLRPALFAICHDEEYARVSGLPVRTLNLLIAVTTAVTVTIAMRAVGLLLVSALMVVPVATAQQITRGFRSTMAMAMIIGTASAGCGVWLAGTADTAMGATIVILAIAAFAATAVGAGTWRLLRRRAGTLAVHRRQPREVEPPEVVLDRPAEMVPDRPV from the coding sequence ATGAGCATCTTCCAGTACGAGTTCATGATCCGTGCCCTGATCGGGGCCCTGGTCATCGGTCTGGCCGCCCCGGCCCTCGGCATCTACCTGGTGCAGCGTCGGATGTCGCTGATCGGCGACGGCGTCGGCCACGTGGCGCTGACCGGCGTCGGCGTCGGTCTGCTGCTGGACCGGTCCCCGGTGCTCACCGCGGTGATCGCCGCAGCGGTCGGCGCGGTCGCCATCGAGCTGCTGCGCGAACGCGGGCGTACCTCCGGCGACATGGCGCTGGCCCTGCTCTTCTACGGCGGCATCGCCGGTGGGGTGATGCTGGTCGGGCTGGCCGGCGACCGCAGCAACGCCAACCTGATGGCGTACCTCTTCGGCTCGCTCACCACCGCCTCCGTCGAGGACCTGTGGGTGATCGTGGTGCTGGCCACGGTCGTGCTGACCGCGATGCTGCTGCTGCGGCCGGCGCTGTTCGCCATCTGCCACGACGAGGAGTACGCCCGGGTCTCCGGCCTGCCGGTGCGCACCCTCAACCTGCTGATCGCGGTGACCACCGCGGTGACCGTCACCATCGCCATGCGGGCGGTCGGCCTGCTGCTGGTCAGCGCGCTGATGGTGGTCCCGGTGGCGACCGCCCAGCAGATCACCCGGGGCTTCCGCAGCACCATGGCGATGGCGATGATCATCGGTACGGCCTCCGCCGGCTGCGGGGTGTGGTTGGCCGGCACCGCCGACACCGCGATGGGCGCGACCATCGTGATCCTGGCGATCGCCGCCTTCGCGGCCACCGCCGTCGGTGCCGGGACGTGGCGGCTGCTGCGTCGCCGGGCCGGTACGCTGGCCGTCCACCGCCGGCAGCCCCGCGAGGTCGAACCGCCCGAGGTGGTCCTGGACCGTCCCGCCGAGATGGTCCCGGATCGTCCCGTCTGA